A region from the Rhodamnia argentea isolate NSW1041297 chromosome 7, ASM2092103v1, whole genome shotgun sequence genome encodes:
- the LOC115746897 gene encoding uncharacterized protein LOC115746897, with the protein MGRLWGLMMHVLLLCLFEVESSNAQSTVGSARALDGLLQDYAYRAFDDRPRTGISFDGVVPSNLTGIKVSAMRLRSGSLRNRGVESYKEFEIPTGVTETPYVERLVLVYQNLGNWSVVYYPLPGYTYLSPVLGLLAYDAFNLSATNLPELDIRTSANPILIHFTDVKSLPLGSIAKCVSIDLNGSINFSNLISSNVCSTMEQGHFSIVVESIAPSPAPISLPPTSGGGGPSPGKASHGKSNTKVWIIVGSVLGGLALIVLLGLLVLWAQKFKQRNTMQQMEKAAEAGETLHMTSVGDTKAPAAMVTRTQPILESEYVP; encoded by the coding sequence ATGGGGCGTCTCTGGGGTCTCATGATGCATGTCCTTCTGTTATGTTTATTCGAGGTTGAGAGTTCGAATGCCCAGTCTACTGTTGGGTCTGCACGAGCTTTAGATGGGCTTCTCCAGGATTATGCCTATAGGGCATTTGACGACCGCCCTAGGACGGGCATTTCTTTTGACGGAGTTGTTCCGTCAAACTTGACGGGGATTAAGGTGTCTGCAATGAGGCTTCGGAGTGGCAGCTTGCGAAACAGAGGTGTTGAGTCATACAAGGAGTTTGAAATTCCAACTGGAGTTACTGAGACTCCATATGTCGAGAGGCTGGTTCTTGTGTATCAAAACCTGGGAAATTGGTCTGTGGTGTATTATCCATTACCTGGTTACACATATTTATCGCCCGTTCTGGGTCTTCTTGCTTATGACGCATTTAACTTGTCGGCTACAAATTTGCCAGAGTTGGATATCAGGACATCTGCCAACCCCATCTTGATTCATTTCACAGATGTGAAGTCTCTTCCATTGGGGTCTATTGCCAAGTGTGTTTCAATTGATTTAAATGGTTCGATCAATTTCAGCAATCTGATATCGAGCAATGTATGCTCTACAATGGAACAGGGACATTTTTCCATAGTGGTTGAATCTATTGCTCCTTCCCCTGCTCCAATCTCTCTGCCTCCCACATCCGGTGGTGGAGGACCAAGTCCAGGAAAGGCAAGTCATGGAAAGTCCAACACCAAAGTCTGGATAATTGTTGGATCTGTTCTGGGGGGATTAGCATTGATTGTGCTGCTGGGTTTGTTAGTGTTATGGGCACAAAAGTTCAAGCAAAGAAATACTATGCAACAGATGGAGAAGGCTGCGGAAGCTGGGGAAACACTGCATATGACTTCGGTTGGTGATACGAAAGCACCAGCAGCTATGGTCACCAGAACACAGCCCATTCTTGAGAGTGAATATGTGCCCTAA
- the LOC115746789 gene encoding putative zinc transporter At3g08650, protein MVAKQILLFFLFSSAVLHCIAAQSENDMTRLRAAPHKNVASNVIDGTGEEKVLSFDDASNILGARKNADSKVSISTVALFTLAMAAATGLGAVPFFFVELDPQWAGLCNGMAAGVMLAASFDLVQEGQEHGAGNWVVFGILSGGIFIWLCKKFLEQYGEVSMLDIKGADATKVVLVIGIMTLHSFGEGSGVGVSFAGSKGFSQGLLVTLAIAVHNIPEGLAVSMVLASRGVSPQNAMLWSVITSLPQPIVAVPSFICADVFSKFLPFCTGFAAGCMIWMVVAEVLPDAFKEASPSEVASAATLSVAFMEALSTLFQNFSHDYSSEDASGFFVSLLFGLGPLLGGIVLVAFALAFRLQHALLMGAASGIAFVLGAWRPLQLLLSSKMGFIPLISLIAAGSAFVHAVSSSILNIVGRKKSSGNSLPSVTGFPLSIFTLQSFLSCGAVALHALAEGLALGVAAPKAYGLGRHMVLPVSLHGLPRGAAVASCIFGATDSWHGSLAAAALIGFMGPTSAIGAILAGIDYSGLDHVMVFACGGLLPSFARIVKRATRLDARKSSCGLLVGVGFATICLTCTKLVCLHTPYCNSAPEAVR, encoded by the exons ATGGTAGCCAAACAAATCCTCTTATTCTTCCTCTTTTCCTCGGCGGTATTACATTGCATCGCGGCACAATCTGAAAATGATATGACACGTCTGAGAGCTGCCCCACACAAGAATGTGGCAAGTAATGTCATAGATGGTACTGGTGAGGAGAAGGTCCTAAGTTTTGATGATGCAAGTAATATACTGGGCGCGAGGAAGAATGCCGACAGCAAGGTCTCAATCTCTACTGTTGCTTTATTTACCCTGGCAATGGCTGCTGCGACTGGTCTTGGTGCTGTTCCATTCTTCTTTGTGGAGCTTGATCCACAATGGGCTGGATTATGCAATGGAATGGCAGCTGGTGTAATGCTGGCTGCAAGTTTTGACCTTGTACAGGAAGGGCAGGAGCATGGTGCTGGAAATTGGGTTGTTTTTGGGATTTTATCAGGGGGCATTTTTATCTGGCTCTGTAAGAAG TTTTTGGAACAATATGGAGAAGTCAGTATGTTAGACATAAAAGGTGCAGATGCTACTAAGGTAGTTCTTGTTATTGGGATTATGACTCTGCATTCATTTGGGGAAGGCTCTGGAGTTGGAGTTTCTTTTGCTGGTTCTAAAGGATTCTCCCAAGGTCTACTAGTGACTTTGGCCATAGCAGTTCATAACATACCGGAGGGATTAGCTGTCAGCATGGTGCTGGCATCAAGGGGCGTTTCTCCACAGAATGCTATGTTATGGAGTGTAATTACATCCCTACCTCAG CCAATTGTAGCAGTCCCTTCTTTCATCTGTGCTGATGTATTTAGCAAGTTTCTGCCCTTCTGTACGGGCTTTGCTGCAGGATGTATGATTTGGATGGTTGTTGCAGAAGTCCTTCCTGATGCGTTCAAG GAAGCTTCTCCATCTGAAGTTGCATCAGCAGCTACGCTTTCTGTGGCATTCATGGAAGCTCTCAGCACTCTTTTCCAGAACTTCAGCCATGACTACAG CTCGGAGGATGCTTCTGGCTTCTTTGTCTCTTTACTATTTGGTCTTGGGCCACTGCTGGGTGGCATTGTTCTTGTAGCATTTGCCCTTGCCTTCCGTCTGCAGCATGCTCTTCTCATGGGTGCTGCGTCTGGAATTGCGTTTGTCCTTGGCGCTTGGCGACCATTGCAACTACTACTCTCCTCGAAGATGGGATTCATTCCTCTGATTTCGCTTATTGCTGCTGGATCAGCATTTGTCCATGCAGTGTCATCTAGCATCTTAAATATTGTAGGACGCAAGAAAAGTTCAGGAAACAGCTTGCCATCAGTTACTGGCTTTCCATTGAGCATATTCACCCTCCAGTCATTTTTATCATGTGGAGCGGTTGCTTTGCATGCTTTAGCTGAGGGACTTGCCCTAGGAGTTGCAGCACCTAAAGCATACGGGTTGGGCCGGCATATGGTCCTTCCAGTTTCTCTGCACGGGCTTCCCAGGGGTGCCGCTGTCGCTAGCTGTATCTTTGGAGCTACTGACAGCTGGCATGGCTCCCTCGCAGCCGCTGCGCTTATCGGGTTTATGGGCCCGACTTCTGCTATCGGGGCCATTCTTGCAGGAATTGACTACAGTGGTCTTGACCACGTGATGGTATTTGCTTGCGGGGGATTACTCCCGAGCTTTGCTAGGATAGTAAAAAGAGCAACGAGATTGGACGCAAGGAAAAGCAGTTGTGGTTTGTTAGTGGGAGTTGGTTTTGCCACCATTTGCTTAACATGCACCAAGTTGGTGTGCTTGCACACACCTTACTGCAATTCGGCCCCGGAGGCTGTCAGATGA
- the LOC115746911 gene encoding histone acetyltransferase TAP1 isoform X1 has product MAVTLAGSSQFLATETASERARERERESQNARPQLGRPVVVLVLSLHIHVRSPPSSPSESPSLSRRLPFWTRQSFLKDSATQIVDPPTVPEEDEEILPQEFLLFEKTLTDGSLEQIIFSSGGDVDVYDLQALCDKVGWPRRPLSKLAAALKNSYIVATLHSVRNSPGSDESAQTKLIGMARATSDHAFNATIWDVLVDPSYQGQGLGKTLVENLIRTLLQRDIGNISLFADSKVVEFYRNLGFEADPEGIKGMFWYPKY; this is encoded by the exons ATGGCGGTGACGTTGGCGGGCTCATCCCAGTTTCTAGCCACAGAGACGGCGAGCgagcgcgcgagagagagagagagagagtcgcaaAATGCTCGCCCACAACTTGGTCGTCCCGTCGTCGTCCTCGTCCTCTCCTTGCACATTCACGTTCGATCGCCACCGTCGTCACCCTCCGAATCACCCTCTCTTTCCCGACGCCTCCCCTTCTGGACTCGCCAGAG TTTTTTGAAGGACAGTGCGACACAAATTGTTGATCCACCAACCGTTCCTGAAGAGGATGAAGAGATCTTACCTCAGGAGTTTTTACTATTTGAGAAGACTCTAACAGATGGCTCACTTGAACAAATAATATTCTCATCTGGTGGTGATGTTGATGTGTATGATCTTCAAGCACTATGTGATAAG GTGGGATGGCCTCGGAGGCCGTTGTCCAAACTGGCTGCGGCTTTGAAAAATAGCTACATTGTGGCCACATTGCATTCTGTTAGGAATTCCCCTGGATCAG ATGAGAGTGCCCAAACCAAGCTTATTGGGATGGCACGCGCTACATCTGATCACGCCTTTAATGCCACCATTTGGGATGTCCTTGTTGATCCTTCCTATCAG GGTCAAGGCCTTGGGAAGACTCTTGTGGAAAATCTTATCAGGACTCTCCTGCAACGGGACATAGGCAATATATCTCTCTTTGCAGATAGTAAAG TTGTAGAGTTTTACCGGAATTTAGGTTTCGAAGCTGACCCAGAGGGAATCAAAGGTATGTTTTGGTACCCGAAGTATTAG
- the LOC115746792 gene encoding NADH dehydrogenase [ubiquinone] 1 alpha subcomplex subunit 1, with the protein MAWLLLEAALPLGIIAGMLCVMGNAQYYIHKAAHGRPKHIGNDEWDVAMERRDKKLVENLSSAPSS; encoded by the exons ATGGCGTGGTTATTGCTGGAGGCTGCTCTTCCGCTCGGGATCATCGCCGGGATGCTCTGCGTCATGGGCAACGCTCAGTACTACATCCACAAAGCCGCTCATGGCCGC CCGAAGCACATCGGCAACGACGAGTGGGACGTGGCCATGGAGAGGCGGGACAAGAAGCTCGTGGAGAACCTGTCCTCCGCTCCTTCCAGTTGA
- the LOC115746911 gene encoding histone acetyltransferase TAP1 isoform X2: protein MLAHNLVVPSSSSSSPCTFTFDRHRRHPPNHPLFPDASPSGLARASRRFKVFPLKTSFWETIRSGFLKDSATQIVDPPTVPEEDEEILPQEFLLFEKTLTDGSLEQIIFSSGGDVDVYDLQALCDKVGWPRRPLSKLAAALKNSYIVATLHSVRNSPGSDESAQTKLIGMARATSDHAFNATIWDVLVDPSYQGQGLGKTLVENLIRTLLQRDIGNISLFADSKVVEFYRNLGFEADPEGIKGMFWYPKY from the exons ATGCTCGCCCACAACTTGGTCGTCCCGTCGTCGTCCTCGTCCTCTCCTTGCACATTCACGTTCGATCGCCACCGTCGTCACCCTCCGAATCACCCTCTCTTTCCCGACGCCTCCCCTTCTGGACTCGCCAGAG CAAGCCGAAGGTTTAAAGTTTTTCCGCTCAAGACTAGTTTTTGGGAAACCATAAGATCAGG TTTTTTGAAGGACAGTGCGACACAAATTGTTGATCCACCAACCGTTCCTGAAGAGGATGAAGAGATCTTACCTCAGGAGTTTTTACTATTTGAGAAGACTCTAACAGATGGCTCACTTGAACAAATAATATTCTCATCTGGTGGTGATGTTGATGTGTATGATCTTCAAGCACTATGTGATAAG GTGGGATGGCCTCGGAGGCCGTTGTCCAAACTGGCTGCGGCTTTGAAAAATAGCTACATTGTGGCCACATTGCATTCTGTTAGGAATTCCCCTGGATCAG ATGAGAGTGCCCAAACCAAGCTTATTGGGATGGCACGCGCTACATCTGATCACGCCTTTAATGCCACCATTTGGGATGTCCTTGTTGATCCTTCCTATCAG GGTCAAGGCCTTGGGAAGACTCTTGTGGAAAATCTTATCAGGACTCTCCTGCAACGGGACATAGGCAATATATCTCTCTTTGCAGATAGTAAAG TTGTAGAGTTTTACCGGAATTTAGGTTTCGAAGCTGACCCAGAGGGAATCAAAGGTATGTTTTGGTACCCGAAGTATTAG
- the LOC115746790 gene encoding protein RETICULATA-RELATED 3, chloroplastic, with the protein MAALSQLRYNPLGGRHYSFFANNRHRINNNPSAVAFSPSSSSLNSQNQSFLLPEIKPVPARLHAKFDFSCGGGGGNGGVGNGSSGSGGSGGWSGSGDGSSDESKGVGILGLFLNGWRSRVAADPQFPFKVLMEEIVGVSACVLGDMASRPNFGLNELDFVFSTLVVGCILNFTLMYLLAPTASVASSSLPAIFASCPKSHMFEAGAYGMVERFGTFVYKGMVFAAVGFAAGLVGTALSNGLIKMRKKMDPNFETPNKPPPTILNAATWAIHMGLSSNFRYQTLNGIEFLLEKWLPALAFKTSVVALRCANNVLGGMTFVILARLTGSQSVEEGKPGKVEDGLVSEKAKLVDGEGKDVQGNENSCK; encoded by the coding sequence ATGGCTGCTCTGTCTCAACTGCGTTACAACCCACTTGGCGGCCGGCACTACAGTTTCTTCGCCAATAACCGCCATCGGATAAACAACAACCCGTCTGCGGTTGCCTTCTCACCTTCCTCATCCTCCCTCAATAGTCAAAACCAGTCCTTTCTCCTTCCAGAGATAAAGCCTGTCCCAGCCAGATTGCATGCgaagtttgatttttcatgtGGTGGAGGAGGTGGCAATGGTGGGGTTGGCAATGGAAGCAGCGGCAGCGGCGGCAGTGGTGGGTGGAGTGGGAGTGGGGATGGCAGTTCTGATGAGTCGAAGGGTGTGGGAATTTTGGGCCTTTTCCTCAATGGGTGGAGATCCAGAGTTGCTGCAGATCCCCAATTTCCATTCAAGGTCTTGATGGAGGAAATAGTAGGGGTCAGTGCATGTGTTCTGGGAGATATGGCTTCTCGCCCCAATTTCGGGCTAAATGAGCTCGATTTCGTGTTCTCCACTCTCGTTGTTGGATGCATACTGAATTTCACTCTTATGTACCTCTTAGCGCCCACTGCATCTGTAGCATCGTCCAGTCTCCCTGCCATTTTTGCTAGTTGCCCGAAGAGTCACATGTTTGAAGCCGGCGCTTATGGCATGGTTGAAAGATTTGGGACTTTTGTGTACAAAGGAATGGTTTTTGCCGCGGTCGGGTTTGCTGCTGGCCTCGTAGGGACAGCTCTCTCGAATGGCTTGATcaagatgaggaagaagatggaccCCAATTTCGAGACACCGAATAAGCCTCCCCCGACCATCCTGAATGCAGCCACATGGGCAATTCACATGGGTTTGAGCAGCAATTTCAGATACCAAACTCTGAATGGCATCGAGTTCTTGCTGGAGAAGTGGCTTCCCGCGCTGGCCTTCAAGACATCTGTAGTGGCTCTGAGGTGCGCAAACAACGTGCTTGGTGGGATGACGTTTGTGATATTGGCAAGGTTGACAGGATCACAGAGTGTCGAGGAAGGGAAGCCTGGCAAAGTCGAAGACGGGTTGGTTTCAGAGAAGGCGAAGTTAGTTGATGGGGAAGGTAAGGATGTCCAGGGCAATGAGAACAGTTGCAAGTGA